In one window of Vespa crabro chromosome 6, iyVesCrab1.2, whole genome shotgun sequence DNA:
- the LOC124425145 gene encoding vacuolar protein sorting-associated protein 45, which translates to MSVVTALKFYITKMTDEAGPNMKVLLMDKQTTSIVSLLYSQSEMLMKEVYLFERIDSGIRTDSLMHLKCIVFIRPTKENIQLLCNELKFPKYGVYFIYFSNIIAKADIKLLAESDEHEVVREVHEYYADYLAISPHLFSLGIPACSKGLVWNPEHLQRTVQGITSVLLSLKKCPFIRYQNSSEMAKKLAEKIREVLSKESSSFEFRQESNPVLLIVDRRDDPVTPLLNQWTYQAMVHELLTINNNRVNLSHVKDISKELKEVVLSAEHDEFYANNLYLNFGEIGQTIKELMDVFQRKAKNQQKVESIEDMKNFVETYPLFKKMSGTVTKHVTVVGELSSLVGRHNLLEVSALEQELSCQNDHSAQLQRVKKLINDEKVRELDAARLVMLYALHYENHANNQISVLLDLLKKRNISEKYIKLVHNVLEYSGINNRQNNLFDKESVVKITKKLFKELNGVDNVYTQHTPLINEIIEDLIKGRLNTQTYPFLGNIVMSKRPQDIIVFMIGGTTYEESLTIYNLNKQNPGVQIILGGTTIHNFESFIEEIQCATSGIFPKHRSRKN; encoded by the exons ATGAGTGTTGTAACAGCTTTAaagttttatattacaaaaatgacAGATGAAGCAGGACCAAATATGAAGGTTCTTCTAATGGATAAACAAACG ACAAGTATAGTTAGTTTATTATATAGTCAATCTGAGATGTTAATGAAGGAAGTTTACTTATTTGAAAGAATAGATTCTGGTATCCGTACTGATAGTTTAATGCATTTAAAATGTATTGTTTTCATAAGACCAACCAaggaaaatattcaattactttgtaatgaattaaaattccCTAAATATggtgtttattttattt aTTTTAGTAACATTATTGCAAAGGCTGATATCAAACTTCTGGCTGAAAGTGACGAACACGAAGTAGTCAGAGAAGTTCACGAGTATTATGCAGATTATTTAGCAATTAGTCCACATTTATTTTCACTTGGGATTCCTGCATGTTCTAAAG gtTTGGTATGGAATCCGGAACATTTGCAAAGAACAGTGCAAGGTATAACGTCAGTTTTATTATCACTTAAGAAATGTCCATTTATTCGTTATCAAAATAGTTCTGAAATGGCAAAAAAGTTAGCAGAGAAAATTCGTGAGGTATTAAGTAAGGAATCAAGTTCTTTTGAATTCAGACAGGAATCTAATCCTGTGTTACTCATTGTCGATAGAAGAGATGATCCAGTTACGCCATTATTAAATCAGTGGACATACCAAGCAATGGTCCATGAATTactaacaattaataataatcgtgttAATTTATCTCATGTAAAAGATATATCTAAAGAGTTAAAAGAAGTTGTTCTTAGCGCAGAACATGATGAATTTTATGCCAAT AACTTGTATCTAAATTTTGGAGAAATTGGACAGACAATAAAGGAACTGATGGATGTATTTCAAAGAAAGGCAAAAAATCAACAGAAAGTAGAAAGTATAgaagatatgaaaaattttgtagAAACGTATCCACTCTTCAAAAAAATGTCTGGAACTGTAACCAAACATGTAACTGTTGTGGGAGAACTTTCTTCCCTTGTTGGTAGACATAATTTGTTGGAGGTATCGGCATTAGAACAAGAACTCAGTTGTCAAAATGATCATTCAGCACAa ctCCAGAGAGTTAAAAAGCTTATTAACGatgagaaagtaagagaacTCGATGCTGCACGATTAGTCATGCTTTATGCACTTCATTATGAGAATCATGCAAATAATCAGATTTCTGTCTTGTTAGATTTattgaagaaaaggaatatttcagagaaatatattaag CTTGTTCATAATGTATTAGAATATAGTGGTATTAATAATAggcaaaataatttatttgacaaAGAATCAGTTGTAAAAATCACAAAAAAACTATTTAAAGAATTGAATGGAGTAGATAATGTATACACGCAACATACGCCACTAATAAACGAGATTATTGAAGAtttaataaaaggaagatTAAATACGCAAACATATCCATTTTTGGGAAACATAGTTATGTCTAAACG GCCACAAGATATTATTGTGTTTATGATAGGTGGAACAACATATGAAGAAAGTTTAACTATATATAACTTGAACAAACAAAATCCGGGCGTACAAATTATCTTAGGTGGTACTACAATTCATAATTTTGAAAGTTTCATAGAAGAAATACAATGTGCTACTTCTGGAATTTTTCCAAAACATAgatcaagaaaaaattaa
- the LOC124425148 gene encoding metaxin-1 isoform X2, with amino-acid sequence MCGKAYARFNGIPLQVKATNNPFKTPNGRLPVLRTKYTSLDKVSEIIQYLKETNFNSTSPNNSKEYAEFVAYDTMLKDKLYPAMQFIWWLDQTNLNELVRPWYCKAVPFPLNYYYPSKFENQAKAVIEMLHPTEDNMSVIENKVYSEAQKCLTSLSTRLGDSKYFLGQSHTMLDAVVYSYLAPLLKTPLVNPPLQNHLKACTNLVNFVTHISQKYFRDEYQQYEKIKSENNVKRMRKDSYTEFPNKRRDQILAGIFAAVAMIGYALLTGKLEVPIKDNKMISQAEEYILEDEVDE; translated from the exons ATGTGTGGAAAG GCCTATGCGAGGTTCAATGGGATACCGTTACAAGTAAAAGCAACAAATAATCCTTTTAAAACACCAAACGGTCGATTACCTGTATTAAGAACAAAATACACTAGCTTGGATAAAGTTAGTGAAATAATACAGTATcttaaagaaacaaatttcaattcaACATCTCCAAATAATTCAAAAGAATACGCAGAATTTGTAGCTTATGATACTATGCTTAAAGATAAACTTTATCCTGCAATGCAATTTATATG GTGGCTAGATCAAACAAATCTCAATGAATTAGTGAGGCCTTGGTATTGTAAAGCTGTGCCTTTtcctttgaattattattatccaagTAAATTTGAAAATCAAGCAAAAGCTGTGATAGAAATGTTACATCCTACTGAGGATAATATGTctgtaatagaaaataag GTATATTCAGAGGCTCAAAAATGCTTAACATCATTATCTACTAGACTTGGAGATTCTAAGTATTTTCTTGGCCAATCTCATACTATGTTGGATGCGGTTGTATATTCTTATTTAGCACCATTATTGAAAACACCTTTAGTTAATCCTCCTTtgcaaaatcatttaaaagcATGTACGAATTTGGTCAATTTTGTAACACATATATCGCAAAAGTATTTTAGAGATGAATATCAACAATATGAGAAAATAAAGTCAGAAAATAAcgtaaagagaatgagaaaagacTCTTACACAGAATTTCCAAATAAACGACGTGATCAAATATTAGCTGGTATATTTGCTGCAGTAGCTATGATTGGTTATGCCTTATTAACTGGGAAATTGGag gTGCCTATAAAGGACAATAAAATGATTAGTCAAGctgaagaatatatattagagGATGAAGTTGATgaataa
- the LOC124425148 gene encoding metaxin-1 isoform X1 has protein sequence MNNSEKMQLDVWKGDWGLASIDIECLQVLAYARFNGIPLQVKATNNPFKTPNGRLPVLRTKYTSLDKVSEIIQYLKETNFNSTSPNNSKEYAEFVAYDTMLKDKLYPAMQFIWWLDQTNLNELVRPWYCKAVPFPLNYYYPSKFENQAKAVIEMLHPTEDNMSVIENKVYSEAQKCLTSLSTRLGDSKYFLGQSHTMLDAVVYSYLAPLLKTPLVNPPLQNHLKACTNLVNFVTHISQKYFRDEYQQYEKIKSENNVKRMRKDSYTEFPNKRRDQILAGIFAAVAMIGYALLTGKLEVPIKDNKMISQAEEYILEDEVDE, from the exons ATGAATAATAGTGAAAAAATGCAATTAGATGTGTGGAAAGGTGATTGGGGTTTGGCGTCAATTGACATAGAATGTTTGCAAGTTTTG GCCTATGCGAGGTTCAATGGGATACCGTTACAAGTAAAAGCAACAAATAATCCTTTTAAAACACCAAACGGTCGATTACCTGTATTAAGAACAAAATACACTAGCTTGGATAAAGTTAGTGAAATAATACAGTATcttaaagaaacaaatttcaattcaACATCTCCAAATAATTCAAAAGAATACGCAGAATTTGTAGCTTATGATACTATGCTTAAAGATAAACTTTATCCTGCAATGCAATTTATATG GTGGCTAGATCAAACAAATCTCAATGAATTAGTGAGGCCTTGGTATTGTAAAGCTGTGCCTTTtcctttgaattattattatccaagTAAATTTGAAAATCAAGCAAAAGCTGTGATAGAAATGTTACATCCTACTGAGGATAATATGTctgtaatagaaaataag GTATATTCAGAGGCTCAAAAATGCTTAACATCATTATCTACTAGACTTGGAGATTCTAAGTATTTTCTTGGCCAATCTCATACTATGTTGGATGCGGTTGTATATTCTTATTTAGCACCATTATTGAAAACACCTTTAGTTAATCCTCCTTtgcaaaatcatttaaaagcATGTACGAATTTGGTCAATTTTGTAACACATATATCGCAAAAGTATTTTAGAGATGAATATCAACAATATGAGAAAATAAAGTCAGAAAATAAcgtaaagagaatgagaaaagacTCTTACACAGAATTTCCAAATAAACGACGTGATCAAATATTAGCTGGTATATTTGCTGCAGTAGCTATGATTGGTTATGCCTTATTAACTGGGAAATTGGag gTGCCTATAAAGGACAATAAAATGATTAGTCAAGctgaagaatatatattagagGATGAAGTTGATgaataa
- the LOC124425147 gene encoding zinc finger HIT domain-containing protein 2, which translates to MNYLGENDNEQYCKLCNKNTKIYTCPKCEIGYCSLSCYKSEKHLDCTESFYKECVEDELKSSQYDPETKKKMLSILNRMHEQNLENDTFLDNEDEELDSDEELDSDDETNLPDLEERIKGIDLDNPDEIWAVLSNNEKQQFKALVKSGEASKLLPPWIPWWVIYKKPLIESLETTEETKQNDKHERKYPAIIDVQSFNQQKVVSSEILCCTIINVIYAYTYIALYYNGDYLNFAEEASNNFLSICDTMRINKIFDNELSALQSVMQNVMQIEYLPKDDRTLEDFVEAAISIIRNPEKVKDTLHTCAALSELWRLLSTVRKEIKINKHKTTEEQFSKKSTQHNEVKNSNLSRKMLFACMKKLEFYVSWIKSYGKNIFT; encoded by the exons atgaattatcttggtgaaaatgacaatgaacaatattgtaaatt ATGTAACAAAAATACTAAAATTTATACTTGTCCTAAATGTGAGATAGGTTATTGTAGTTTAAGTTGTTATAAATCAGAAAAACATTTAGATTGTACAGAAAGTTTTTACAAGGAGTGCGTTGAAGATGAACTTAAATCTTCTCAATATGATCCtgaaactaaaaaaaagaTGCTTAGTATTCTTAATAGGATGCATGaacaaaatttagaaaatgatACGTTTCtagataatgaagatgaagaattaGATTCGGATGAAGAATTAGATTCAGACGATGAGACAAAT ttaccCGATTTagaggaaagaataaaaggtaTAGATTTGGATAATCCTGATGAAATATGGGCAGTGTTAAGTAATAATGAGAAACAACAATTTAAAGCTTTAGTAAAAAGCGGAGAAGCATCTAAATTGTTGCCACCATGGATACCATGGTGGGTGATTTATAAAAAACCATTGATAGAAAGTTTAGAAACGACTGAAGAAACTAAACAAAACGATAaacatgaaagaaaatatccaGCGATAATAGATGTTCAATCATTTAATCAACAAAAG gTGGTTTCTTCAGAAATATTATGTTGTACCATCATTAATGTGATTTatgcttatacatatatagcacTTTATTACAATGGTGATTATTTAAACTTTGCGGAAGAAGCgagtaataattttcttagtaTCTGTGACACCATGaggataaacaaaatatttgataatgaaTTATCTGCCCTTCAATCTGTTATGCAAAATGTCATGCAAATAGAATATTTACCAAAAGATGATCGGACATTGGAAGACTTTGTTGAGGCTGctatttctataataagaaatccagaaaaagtaaaagatacaTTGCATACATGTGCCGCTCTTTCTGAACTTTGGCGATTGTTATCGACCGtgcgaaaagaaataaaaattaataagcatAAAACAACGGAAgaacaattttcaaaaaaatctaCTCAACATAACGAAGTAAAAAATAGTAATCTttcaagaaaaatgttatttgcGTGTATGAagaaattagaattttatGTGTCATGGATCAAATCTTACGgcaaaaatatattcacaTGA